DNA from Dietzia lutea:
CGAGCAGGCCGGGCGCGTCGGCCTCCCCGTCGATCCACAGACCCGGCACCGGCGCACCGTGCGCGGGCCTCGTCCCCCGGCGCGACCCCGTCGCCCTGGACGCGGTCGTCGCGACCGCCCGCAGCACCCGGATCCACTTCTCGTCGAAGGGCGCGATGGTCAGCACGGGCCGGACGACCAGCTGCAGACCGGCGCGCTGGAAATGTGACGGCAGGCTGGGCCGGCGGGTGACGGCGATCCGCCGGTCGGCCTCGGTGACGAGCCGCCGCGCGAACAGTGAAAGGCCGGCCCGTAGAACCGTCCGTGGGAGCGCAGAGGCGGGCCGCGCAGGCAGGCTCCACTCGAGTTCTCCGCCGCCGTCGGCAAGCGCCCGGACCGTGGCCCGGCCGAGATGCCGGTGCACGTGCCAGATCGGGAGCGGGCCCGCCCATTCGCGCCACCGTGCGGGGTCTGCGGCGAGTGCCAGGACGTCCGCGGGGTCCGCCGAGAACCGTGCGCGGACCGGCGCCGCCCGGGCGGTCACCCTGTCATCTCGACGTGCCACTCCCGCACCTCCCCGGATAGCGGAAAGGCCGTCCCCGCCTGAGCGGAAACGGCCTCTGTCCTTGCGGATCGTGGGTGGAGCTAAGGGGAATCGAACCCCTGACCTTCTCGATGCGAACGAGACGCGCTACCAACTGCGCTATAGCCCCTCGCCGCCCTCGCGGGCCGCGACGCCCCTCTTCCGAGAGGCTGTGCCGCCCTCTCGAGCAGCGTGGAACACCTTACCAGCATGGTCGGGCAGCCGACCAAATCGGGGGTCTGATCAGCCCACCGCGCGCCGCAGCGGCTCGCGATGATGACGCCGCTGATCGTGGCGACCGGGGTCGGTGTCCAGGTCCTCGTGGTAGGTGTCGAGCCCGTCGAAGGCGGGGTCCTCGTCGTCGACCTCCAGCACCACCGCGCCGGGCCGGCGCAGCCGCGGCGGCACGATCGACAGCTCGTCGTCCTCGCGGGACTCCACGCCCAGCCGTGCGCGACGCATGCGCTCGACGCGACGGCGGCGCAGGCTCTCCTCCAGCTTCACCTGGCGACGCAGGTAGGTGAGGTACGCCGCGAGCAGCAGGACCGAACCGCCGGCGAACCACCACACGGCCGGGACGGTGAGCAGTGCCAGGACCACGGCGACCACCGAGAGGCCCACGAGGATGAGGGCCGTGCGCTGCCGGGCGTGCGCGCGCTGCTCGGCGGCCTGCCGGTCCGCCATCGGGTCATAGGCCCCGCGCCCACGACGCCGCTCGGCGAAGTCCAGATCGGCGTCGGTGAGCTCCACCTCGGGCTCGGCCGGACGCCGACGACCCCGATGGGTGAGCACGGCCTCCTCGTCGATGCCCGCCGCGTCCTCGGCATGACCCGTGGGCCCGGCCGACCGCTCCCCCGCGGAGCGTTCGACCAGCTCGCCGTCGACGACCACCGGCCGGCGCGCGTCCTCGTCCGCGTCCACGCCGGCGTCATCCACACGCACGTCACCGACCTCGGCGGCCACGGCCGACGCGCTCCGCTCCGACACGGAGTCCACCGCGCGCACCGAGTCGCGCTCGTCCGCCACCACGACCGCCGGGATCTCGGAGGTGATCTCCTCCGAGGCCTGCTCGTCGCCGTGGACACGCTCGCCCCCGGCCGCGGCGGCGCGCCGCTCCTCCATGGCGCGGCGCACGGCCTCGCCACGGCGGCCGGCCGCCTCGCGGCGCAGGGTCTGCTCGAGCAGGTGCTCCCACGTCTCGGTGTCGAGCAGCTCGGCGTCCGTCGCGCCCGCCCCGGTGGGCAACCCGAAGACCGACTCCTCGGACTCGACCTGCACGGGATCGGCCGCGGCGCGCCCACGACTGGGCACCAGGCGGCCGGAGCCGCCGGAGTACAGCGTGCGCGTCTGTGCCAGCGCGTCACCGGTGCGGCGGATGGGATTGCGCGACCGGATGAGCATCGGCGCGAGGACGAACAGCCAGACCACCACCAGCAGGATGATCAGCAGCGAGCTCGACATCGATCAGGCCTCCTCGAGCGTCTACCCCGACTCGGGACGTCGTGGTGAGGCTCCAACCGTAACGGCGCGCGAGCCCGGTGAAGCGGCGGCGCGCCGCAGGTCACGATGCTCAGGACATCCTCAGACGCGCCGGGCCCGGCCGGCCTGGACGAGCGCCGCCGCCGCGCCCCGACCGTGCTCCTCGCGGGTGCGGGCGACCAGGAGGTGATCGCGCCACGCACCGTCCACGTGGAGGTAGCGCCGCAGCAGCCCCTCCTCGCGGAACCCACACCTCTCGAGCACCACGCGGCTGGCCGTGTTCTCCGGCCGGACGGTCGCCTCCACGCGGTGGAGGGCACCCGGGCCGAGGGCGTGGTCCACGCCGAGCGCCAGCGCGGCGGTGGCCACCCCGCCGCCGACGAACGGGCGGCCGACCCAGTACCCGATCCAGCCGGAGTGCAGGGCACCCCGGGTGATGCCGCCCACGGTGAGCTGGCCGCAGAAGCGGCCGTCGAGTTCGATGGCGGCGGGCAGGGTCGCCCCGGCGCGGGCGTAGCGCCGGAGCTGGGCGTGGATGGGCGGCCAGGCGCGCGCCGAGTTGTTCTCGTGCCACCGGCCCTCGACGGTCGGCTCCCACGGTTCGAGGTAATCCCGCTCGAACAGACGCAGCGCCGACCAGGCGCGCGCGTCCCGTCGGCGGACCGGCCGCAGGGTGACGACGCCCGCGGGCACGCGCAGCGGCCCGGCCTCGAGGGGCCACCCGGGATGGGCCGCCGTGTCGGCGGTCAACACGTCCCACACGCCGCTCACGCCCCGGTTCACCCCCGCTGGGCGAGGAACATCACGTCGACCTCGTCACCCGCCCTCACGGCGGTGACGCCCGGATCGATCACGACGAGGCAGTTGGCCTCCGCGAGCGACGCGAGCAGGTGGGTCGACGCCCCCTGCGCGCCGCCGAGTGCGCGGACCAGGTACTCACCGGTGTCCGTGTCGCGCATGAGCTGCCCGC
Protein-coding regions in this window:
- the glpR gene encoding gephyrin-like molybdotransferase receptor GlpR, whose product is MSSSLLIILLVVVWLFVLAPMLIRSRNPIRRTGDALAQTRTLYSGGSGRLVPSRGRAAADPVQVESEESVFGLPTGAGATDAELLDTETWEHLLEQTLRREAAGRRGEAVRRAMEERRAAAAGGERVHGDEQASEEITSEIPAVVVADERDSVRAVDSVSERSASAVAAEVGDVRVDDAGVDADEDARRPVVVDGELVERSAGERSAGPTGHAEDAAGIDEEAVLTHRGRRRPAEPEVELTDADLDFAERRRGRGAYDPMADRQAAEQRAHARQRTALILVGLSVVAVVLALLTVPAVWWFAGGSVLLLAAYLTYLRRQVKLEESLRRRRVERMRRARLGVESREDDELSIVPPRLRRPGAVVLEVDDEDPAFDGLDTYHEDLDTDPGRHDQRRHHREPLRRAVG
- a CDS encoding GNAT family N-acetyltransferase is translated as MSGVWDVLTADTAAHPGWPLEAGPLRVPAGVVTLRPVRRRDARAWSALRLFERDYLEPWEPTVEGRWHENNSARAWPPIHAQLRRYARAGATLPAAIELDGRFCGQLTVGGITRGALHSGWIGYWVGRPFVGGGVATAALALGVDHALGPGALHRVEATVRPENTASRVVLERCGFREEGLLRRYLHVDGAWRDHLLVARTREEHGRGAAAALVQAGRARRV